A single genomic interval of Chloroflexota bacterium harbors:
- a CDS encoding bifunctional acetate--CoA ligase family protein/GNAT family N-acetyltransferase — MNKKSATMKDALSREPVTPVEKAFVADRAGDVLMWERQRLEVLFAPKSVAVIGATDKAGSVGRTIIYNLITNPFGGTVYPVNPNHNAVLGVKAYKSIAAVPDPVDLAVIVTPATTVPQVMAECVDSGVKGAIIISAGFKEVGAQGAVLEAQVLEQARRGKMRVIGPNCLGVMRPYTGLNATFAAGMARPGNVAFISQSGALCTAVLDWSFRENVGFSAFISIGSMLDVGWGDLIDYLGDDPRTQSIVIYMESIGDARAFISAAREVALNKPIIVIKAGRTEAAARAAASHTGALAGADEVLDAAFRRCGVLRVNSISDLFYLSEVLAKQPRPRGPRLAILTNAGGPGVLATDALIASDAQLATLSNETLAALDGILPAAWSRNNPVDILGDADPARYAKAAEIVAKDLNSDGLLVVLTPQAMTRPTEIAEQIKGYAHIPGKPILASWMGGDDVEEGETILNRANIPTFGYPDTAARMFSYMWSYSANLRTMYETPTFDETSFAINRADAHAIIEGVRKAQRTLLSEYESKQLLVAYGIPTVVTRLAKTVAEAVTQADAIGYPVVLKLHSLTVTHKTDVGGVRLNLPDAAAVRAAFGAIQTAVTQAAGAAAFEGVTVQPMAGGDADGYELIVGSSLDAQFGPVLLFGVGGQLVEVFRDKALALPPLNTTLARRMMEHTRIYHALQGVRGRKPVDLAALEQLLVRFSQLVVEQRWIKEIDINPLRASADGLLALDARVVLHPPELSTDQLPRLSIRPYPLQYMSEWKLKDGLPVTIRPIRPEDEPLIVKFHSTLSETSVYMRYFHVMQLSARIAHERLTRICHIDYDREMALVVDRKDPQSGEHQILAVGRLSKVHGTNDSEFAILVSDPWQGHGLGTELLRRLVQIGRDEKRARIVADILSDNQAMQSVSKKLGFKLKRSIGDPSFRAVLELEAREKGAAA, encoded by the coding sequence ATGAACAAGAAATCAGCAACGATGAAAGATGCCTTGAGCCGTGAGCCGGTTACACCGGTGGAAAAAGCGTTCGTGGCCGACCGCGCCGGCGACGTGCTGATGTGGGAGCGCCAGCGGTTGGAGGTGCTCTTCGCGCCGAAATCGGTGGCCGTCATTGGGGCGACGGACAAGGCGGGTTCGGTTGGCCGCACGATTATCTACAACTTGATTACCAATCCGTTCGGCGGCACGGTTTATCCCGTCAATCCCAATCATAACGCCGTCCTCGGTGTGAAAGCGTACAAGAGCATCGCCGCCGTGCCCGATCCGGTTGACCTGGCTGTCATCGTCACGCCGGCCACGACCGTGCCGCAGGTCATGGCCGAATGCGTCGATTCGGGCGTCAAGGGCGCGATCATCATCTCCGCCGGCTTCAAGGAGGTGGGGGCGCAGGGCGCCGTGCTGGAGGCGCAGGTGCTGGAGCAGGCGCGGCGCGGCAAGATGCGGGTTATCGGGCCGAACTGTCTCGGCGTGATGCGTCCGTATACCGGCCTCAACGCGACGTTCGCGGCCGGCATGGCGCGGCCCGGCAACGTGGCCTTCATCAGCCAGAGCGGCGCGCTCTGCACCGCTGTGCTGGACTGGTCGTTTCGTGAGAACGTCGGGTTCAGCGCCTTCATTTCAATCGGCTCGATGCTCGACGTCGGCTGGGGCGATCTGATCGACTACCTCGGCGACGACCCGCGCACGCAGAGCATCGTCATTTACATGGAGTCGATCGGCGACGCGCGCGCCTTCATCTCGGCGGCGCGCGAGGTCGCGCTAAACAAGCCAATCATCGTCATCAAGGCCGGGCGCACGGAGGCGGCCGCCCGCGCGGCGGCCTCGCACACCGGCGCGCTGGCCGGCGCTGACGAGGTGCTCGACGCTGCTTTCCGTCGCTGCGGTGTGTTGCGTGTCAACAGCATCAGCGATCTGTTCTACCTGTCCGAAGTGCTGGCCAAGCAGCCGCGCCCGCGCGGCCCGCGCCTGGCGATCCTGACCAATGCCGGCGGCCCCGGCGTGCTCGCGACCGATGCGTTAATCGCCAGCGATGCGCAACTGGCGACCCTGTCGAACGAGACGCTGGCGGCACTCGACGGCATCCTGCCGGCCGCCTGGAGCCGCAACAACCCGGTCGACATCCTGGGCGATGCCGATCCGGCCCGCTACGCCAAGGCGGCCGAAATCGTCGCCAAGGACCTGAACAGCGACGGCCTGCTGGTCGTGCTGACGCCGCAGGCGATGACCCGCCCGACCGAGATCGCCGAGCAGATCAAAGGCTACGCGCACATCCCGGGCAAGCCGATCCTGGCCTCATGGATGGGCGGCGACGACGTCGAAGAAGGCGAGACGATCCTGAACCGCGCCAACATCCCGACGTTCGGATACCCCGATACGGCGGCGCGCATGTTCTCATACATGTGGTCGTATTCGGCCAACCTGCGCACCATGTACGAGACGCCGACGTTTGACGAGACGAGCTTCGCCATCAACCGCGCTGATGCGCATGCGATCATTGAGGGGGTGCGCAAGGCGCAGCGCACGCTGTTGAGCGAATACGAGTCGAAGCAGCTTCTGGTAGCCTACGGCATCCCGACCGTGGTGACGCGGTTAGCCAAAACAGTGGCCGAAGCGGTGACGCAGGCGGACGCGATCGGCTACCCGGTCGTGCTCAAGCTGCATTCGCTGACCGTGACGCATAAGACCGATGTCGGCGGCGTGCGCCTGAATCTGCCCGATGCAGCAGCCGTGCGCGCCGCGTTCGGCGCCATTCAGACCGCGGTCACGCAGGCGGCCGGCGCGGCCGCATTCGAGGGCGTGACGGTCCAGCCGATGGCCGGGGGCGACGCGGACGGCTACGAACTGATCGTTGGCTCCAGCCTTGACGCGCAGTTCGGCCCGGTGCTGCTGTTTGGTGTCGGCGGCCAACTGGTCGAGGTGTTCCGCGACAAGGCGCTGGCGCTGCCGCCGCTCAACACGACCCTGGCGCGGCGCATGATGGAGCACACGCGCATCTACCATGCGCTGCAGGGCGTGCGCGGGCGCAAGCCGGTCGACCTGGCGGCACTGGAGCAACTGCTCGTGCGTTTCAGTCAACTCGTCGTCGAGCAGCGCTGGATCAAGGAGATCGACATTAACCCGCTGCGCGCCTCGGCCGACGGCCTGCTGGCGCTGGACGCGCGCGTGGTGCTGCATCCGCCCGAGCTCTCCACCGATCAGTTGCCGCGGTTGTCCATTCGCCCGTACCCGTTGCAATACATGTCCGAGTGGAAGCTGAAAGACGGCTTGCCCGTCACGATCCGGCCAATCCGCCCGGAAGACGAACCGCTGATCGTCAAGTTCCACTCAACGCTCTCCGAGACAAGCGTCTACATGCGCTATTTCCACGTCATGCAGTTGAGCGCGCGCATTGCGCACGAGCGGCTGACGCGCATCTGCCACATCGACTATGACCGCGAGATGGCGCTGGTCGTGGACCGCAAGGACCCGCAGTCCGGCGAGCACCAGATCCTGGCGGTGGGGCGCCTGAGCAAGGTACACGGCACCAACGACTCGGAGTTCGCCATTCTGGTCAGCGATCCATGGCAGGGGCACGGGCTCGGCACCGAGTTGCTGCGCCGCCTGGTGCAGATCGGCCGCGACGAGAAGCGCGCGCGCATCGTCGCCGACATCCTGTCGGACAACCAGGCGATGCAGAGCGTCTCGAAGAAGCTCGGTTTCAAATTGAAGCGCTCGATCGGCGACCCGTCGTTCCGCGCAGTGCTCGAGTTGGAAGCCAGGGAGAAAGGCGCCGCCGCTTAG
- a CDS encoding radical SAM protein, giving the protein MRILLVSPETPAWNSRSHIHNGLGYLAGALVAGGYAQVDIYDGSVETETLEARLAREPFDIVGISSPTPLIHEAWKAAETAKSHGALTIMGGPHLTLMPDESAHKPTVDFVAVGEAERTIIEFMQTLERTGRDPIQYGAYKSIAGLVFRQASGELYFTAPRPLADDLDAIPLPAYNLFKIDRYTNLQPLTDGLDRHARAYTIVTSRGCPYKCTYCSKPITGNTWRPRAVDNVLAEWKMLVEQYHATEIGMTDDIWNLDLKRAKALCRGLIDMGLNKVPWITVHGMKVNHADAELFQLMKKAGCKRVGFGVESGDEQILKRVVKKGQTLEQVRAAFRWARAAKLETMGFFIFGMPGENEETMEQTIRLALELDPDLANFMIAAPYPGTELWDQVKREGTLFAKDWSDVAIQSDHAHFEIGDLKPALVERKWHEAYRRFYFRPRRVAQRLTKADTWRNLVPRARDALRFFGD; this is encoded by the coding sequence ATGAGAATACTTCTCGTCTCACCGGAAACACCCGCGTGGAACTCGCGCTCGCACATCCACAACGGGCTCGGCTACCTGGCCGGCGCACTGGTTGCCGGCGGCTATGCGCAAGTCGACATCTACGACGGCTCGGTCGAGACCGAGACGCTGGAAGCCCGCCTGGCGCGCGAGCCGTTCGATATCGTCGGCATCTCGTCGCCCACGCCGCTGATTCACGAAGCATGGAAGGCCGCCGAGACCGCCAAGTCCCATGGCGCGCTGACGATCATGGGCGGGCCACACCTGACGCTTATGCCCGACGAATCGGCGCACAAGCCCACCGTGGACTTCGTGGCCGTGGGCGAGGCCGAGCGCACGATTATCGAGTTCATGCAGACGCTGGAGCGCACCGGCCGCGATCCGATCCAGTACGGTGCATACAAATCGATCGCCGGGTTAGTCTTCCGGCAGGCCAGCGGCGAACTGTACTTCACCGCGCCGCGCCCGCTGGCCGACGACCTCGATGCCATCCCGCTGCCCGCCTACAACCTGTTTAAGATCGACCGCTACACCAACCTTCAGCCGCTGACTGATGGACTTGACCGCCACGCGCGCGCCTACACCATCGTTACGTCGCGCGGCTGCCCGTACAAGTGCACGTATTGCTCCAAACCGATTACCGGCAACACCTGGCGCCCGCGCGCCGTGGACAACGTGCTGGCGGAGTGGAAGATGCTGGTCGAGCAGTATCACGCCACCGAAATCGGCATGACCGACGACATCTGGAACCTCGACCTCAAGCGGGCGAAGGCACTGTGCCGCGGGCTGATCGACATGGGGCTCAACAAGGTGCCGTGGATTACCGTGCATGGCATGAAGGTGAACCATGCGGACGCCGAGCTGTTCCAGTTGATGAAGAAAGCAGGCTGCAAGCGCGTCGGCTTCGGCGTCGAGAGCGGCGACGAGCAGATCCTCAAGCGCGTCGTGAAGAAGGGCCAGACGCTCGAGCAGGTGCGCGCGGCATTCCGCTGGGCGCGCGCCGCGAAGCTGGAGACGATGGGCTTCTTCATCTTCGGCATGCCGGGCGAGAACGAAGAGACGATGGAGCAGACGATCCGGCTGGCGCTGGAGCTCGATCCCGACCTGGCCAACTTCATGATCGCCGCGCCCTATCCCGGCACCGAGTTGTGGGACCAGGTCAAGCGCGAGGGCACGCTATTTGCGAAAGACTGGAGCGACGTAGCGATCCAGTCCGACCACGCGCATTTTGAGATCGGCGACCTCAAGCCGGCGCTGGTGGAGCGCAAGTGGCACGAAGCGTACCGCCGCTTCTACTTTCGCCCCAGGCGCGTGGCCCAGCGGCTGACCAAGGCCGATACCTGGCGCAATCTGGTGCCGCGCGCGCGCGACGCGCTGCGATTCTTCGGCGACTGA
- a CDS encoding DsrE/DsrF/DrsH-like family protein, producing the protein MANNGDTRKVAFICSKGSLDMAYPALIMGWAALGNGIDVTIFFTFWGLDMITKSRMNNLELSPIGNTNMKMSGIGIPNIVSVLPGMTAVATAMMKSKMTALEVPPVGEYLQMMADAGAKMYGCKMTVDMNGLKKEDFPDYVLDVVTAADFMDMTAGAQIIFI; encoded by the coding sequence ATGGCTAATAACGGCGATACCCGCAAAGTGGCGTTTATCTGCTCGAAGGGCAGCCTGGACATGGCGTACCCGGCGCTGATCATGGGCTGGGCGGCGCTCGGCAACGGCATCGACGTGACGATCTTCTTCACGTTCTGGGGACTCGACATGATCACCAAGAGTCGCATGAATAACCTTGAGCTCTCGCCGATCGGCAACACAAACATGAAGATGAGCGGCATCGGCATCCCGAACATCGTTTCAGTCCTGCCCGGCATGACGGCGGTGGCGACCGCCATGATGAAGAGCAAGATGACCGCCCTCGAGGTCCCGCCGGTCGGTGAATACCTTCAGATGATGGCGGACGCCGGCGCGAAGATGTATGGCTGCAAGATGACCGTCGACATGAACGGGCTGAAGAAGGAAGACTTTCCAGACTATGTGCTGGATGTGGTGACCGCCGCTGACTTCATGGACATGACGGCTGGCGCACAGATCATCTTCATCTAG
- a CDS encoding CBS domain-containing protein: MLVRDWMTPNPVTIGPKSRLPQARKLMLEKRIRRLLVVEGGRLVGIVTRGDIREAQPPDAEQLTLYELNFHTTTITIEKIMTRDPLKVSPDAPIVEAARLMLEYKVGGLPVCDGGKLVGIITDSDLFRMILREMSPSLAAV; the protein is encoded by the coding sequence ATTCTTGTACGGGACTGGATGACGCCCAATCCGGTGACGATCGGGCCGAAGAGCCGGCTGCCGCAGGCGCGCAAACTGATGCTGGAAAAGCGCATCCGGCGCCTGCTTGTCGTGGAGGGCGGGCGGCTGGTCGGTATTGTCACGCGCGGCGACATCCGCGAGGCCCAGCCGCCGGATGCTGAGCAGTTGACCCTGTACGAGTTGAATTTTCACACGACGACGATCACGATCGAAAAGATCATGACGCGCGACCCGCTCAAGGTGTCGCCGGACGCGCCGATCGTCGAAGCGGCGCGCTTGATGCTGGAATACAAGGTCGGCGGCCTGCCGGTCTGCGATGGCGGCAAACTGGTCGGCATCATCACCGATTCCGATCTGTTTCGCATGATCCTGCGCGAGATGAGCCCCAGCCTCGCGGCGGTTTGA